One Cannabis sativa cultivar Pink pepper isolate KNU-18-1 unplaced genomic scaffold, ASM2916894v1 Contig4, whole genome shotgun sequence DNA segment encodes these proteins:
- the LOC133033343 gene encoding uncharacterized protein LOC133033343 produces the protein MLSPQGRGAREDDLFTEEKMALIPNSLKWMIHEFLRLKDKRDIITISVPRGFIAPRTQITLSGEDLQQVATCNYIGNQGMLFGMMHIWESINGLRKIFKFYDPELLTVHGINDEEQSQSFDDAARRLANWLSLMNNNHQMFFIPWNIR, from the exons atgctttctccacaaggccgtggtgcacgggaagatgacttgttcacggaagagaagatggcgttgatccctaattcgctaaaatggatgattcatgaattcctaaggctcaaagataaacgtgatataatcacaatttctgtcccccgaggattcattgcaccgcgtacccagatcacgttatctggagaggatttgcagcaggttgctacgtgtaactacatcggcaaccagggaatgctgtttggaatgat gcacatatgggagagcatcaacggtctgagaaaaattttcaagttttacgacccagagcttctcacagtgcatgggatcaacgatgaagaacagagtcagtcttttgacgatgcggcaagacgattggctaattggttatcattaatgaacaacaaccaccaaatgttctttattccttggaatatcaggtaa
- the LOC133033347 gene encoding uncharacterized protein LOC133033347, protein MPALKENDLGRLAQVPEKHPEIDAADWCKFVESRLTPEFLELSKVQRERSSKIQSRHRSGRSGMVNVREAVKKDLEVADPPRHRVWIKSRTKSRKLVTDYDKEIAEKIVSIY, encoded by the exons atgcccgcgttgaaagagaatgatctgggacgactggcacaagtccctgaaaagcacccggagatcgacgctgctgattggtgcaaatttgttgaaagtcgactaactcctgaatttctg gaattgagtaaggtgcaacgtgaacgttcctcaaaaattcaatccagacatcgaagtggtcggagtggaatggtgaacgtacgggaagctgtg aaaaaggacctcgaagttgcagatcctccccgccaccgtgtttggattaaatctcgcaccaagagtagaaaacttgtcactgattacgacaaggaaattgccgagaagatagtaagtatatattaa